GAGCATCTGCCGCCGGACTTCGCCGAGCAGGCGCTGCGGGCCGACGTCCGCACCGGGCTGACGGCGACGCCGAAGACCCTGCCGCCGAAGTGGTTCTACGACGCCCGCGGCAGCGAGCTGTTCGAGCAGATCACGCGGCTGCCCGAGTACTACCCGACGAGGGCCGAACGGGAGATCCTCGCCCGCGAGGCCGCCGAGATCGCGGCCTCGGCCGAGTCGTCCACGGTCGTCGAGCTCGGGTCCGGGTCGTCGGAGAAGACCCGGCTGCTGCTCGACGCCCTCGACACGGCGGGGACGCTGCGCCGCTACGTCGCGATCGACGTCTCCGCCGCCGCCCTGACCGACGCCGCGAGCGCGCTGCTCCGCGACTACCCGGACCTCGAGGTGAACGCCGTCGTCGGCGACTTCGACTCCCACCTCGACCGGCTCCCCGACTCCGGTGACCGGCGCCTGTTCGTCTTCCTCGGTGGCACCATCGGCAACTTCGCCCCGCCCGAGCGGCGCCGCTTCCTCACGGCCGTCCGCGCCCGGATGCGCCCGGGTGACGCGTTCCTGCTGGGCACCGACCTGGTGAAGTCCCCCGACGTCCTCGTGCCGGCCTACGACGACGCCGCCGGGGTGACCGCGGAGTTCAACCGCAACGTGCTCCGGGTGATCAACCGCGAGCTCGGGGCCGACTTCGCCGTCGAGGCGTTCGAGCACGTCGCGGTCTGGGACGCCCGCAACGAGTGGATCGAGATGCGCCTGCGCACCCGCGAGGCGCAGCGCGTGCACATCGCGGCCCTCGACCTCGAGGTCGCCTTCGGGGCGGGCGAATCGATGCGCACCGAGATCTCCGCGAAGTTCCGCCGCGCCGGCGTCGCGGCCGAACTCGACGCCGCCGACCTGGCCCTGACCCGGTGGTGGACCGACGCCGCCGGGCGGTTCGGCCTGTCCCTCGCCCGCCCCGACTGACCTCCCGATCCGCCGACGTTTGTTTCGGTTCGGTCACATTCGTCTCGCCCGCCTCATCCTTCCCAATTCATGGGTCCGTTTCGCCCCGGACTTGGCGGGCATCGGCCTAAGGTCTGCGTTGCCTGGGAATGCGCCGTGAACGCCCCACGACCAGCGCGCCCGGCCACGACCCCCGGAAGGAAACCCGCATGTACACCCCGAAGCGGCGTCTGCTCGCCGCCACCGCCGCTCTCGCCTCGGCCCTGTTCCTCGCCGGGTGCGCGGACGACGACGACCCCATCGCGTCCCCCAGCCAGCCCAACTCTCCGTCCCCGTCGGCCGCCCCGTCGATCGACGACTTCTGCAAGGCGAAGGTGGCCATCGACGCCGCCTTCCTCCAGGGCGGCCCGCCCGAGGAGGGCGAGGGCTCCGAGTCTGCGAGCCCGGACCCGCAGGTCGTCGGCCAGGGCATCTCCGCGACCTACAAGAGCCTCTACGACGAGTACGTCCGCACGGCGCAGCCCGAGGTCAAGGCCGACGTCGAGA
This genomic interval from Sporichthya brevicatena contains the following:
- the egtD gene encoding L-histidine N(alpha)-methyltransferase, whose translation is MTILETSDRFTLTEHLPPDFAEQALRADVRTGLTATPKTLPPKWFYDARGSELFEQITRLPEYYPTRAEREILAREAAEIAASAESSTVVELGSGSSEKTRLLLDALDTAGTLRRYVAIDVSAAALTDAASALLRDYPDLEVNAVVGDFDSHLDRLPDSGDRRLFVFLGGTIGNFAPPERRRFLTAVRARMRPGDAFLLGTDLVKSPDVLVPAYDDAAGVTAEFNRNVLRVINRELGADFAVEAFEHVAVWDARNEWIEMRLRTREAQRVHIAALDLEVAFGAGESMRTEISAKFRRAGVAAELDAADLALTRWWTDAAGRFGLSLARPD